One Archangium violaceum genomic window, GCCATCTTCGGCATCCTGCAGATCGGCATCCTGGTGGCCCTCACGCTGTCCCGGAAGGAGGCGAGCACCGAGGGTCACGGCCACGGAGGCGCGCACGGCGGCGGCCATGGCCACGATGCCCACGGCCACGACGCGCATGGTCACGGACTGCCCTCCCACGCCCATGCGGCCCACGCGGCCCCCCATCCTGCTGGTGCGCACTCCGGTGCCGCCACGGCCTCGCACCAGGCGAGCTGAGAGAAAGACATCATGGCTTACAACGCGACCAAGGATCCCCGCACCGACATCCGCGAGCGCTCCTACCTGCCGGAGTTGATCCGCGGTCTGGCCATCACCACCCGGCACTTCCTGCGCAACCTCTTCGGCGAGCGGGAGGTCAACACCCCGTTCGAGGACCGCAAGAGCACCAGCCTGGTGACCACCGTGCAGTACCCGGAGGAGAAGATCCCCTACCCCGACGGGTACCGCGGTCTTCACCGCCTGGTTCCGCGCGAGGACGGCAAGCCGCGCTGCGTGGCCTGCTACATGTGCGCCACCATCTGCCCGGCCCAGTGCATCTACATCGAGGCCGGGGAGTACGAGGTGGACGCGGCGGAGGGCAGCTCGCGCGTCATCGAGAAGTTCCCGACCCAGTTCGTCATCGATGAGCTGCGCTGCATCGTGTGCGGCCTGTGCGTGGACGCGTGCCCCAAGGACGCCATCCGCATGGACACGTACACGCACACTCCGGCCGAGTACAACCGGCAGGGCTTCGTCTACGACATCCCCAAGCTGCTCAAGGGGGCCGCCGTCTCCCACCCGTCCGATCCGTGGAACAAGCGCCCGGGTTCGGCGCAGCCGGCCCACGTGCACAAGGAGGCCCACACCCGCATCGGCGAGGGCCACGAGTCGCACCACGGCGCGGAGCTCACGGCGGGCCACGGCCACGCCCATGGTGACCACGGCGCTCCGGGCAGCCGCACCGTCGTCTCCAACGAGGGCCCGGTGCCCGTGACGAAGTTCCTCAAGTAGGACGTCCGGCGCACCCCGCCGGCTGCCGGCCCGCCCTCCCGCCTCGTGCGGTGGAATGGCGGGCCGGTGCCGTTTCAGGGCCCGTGCGCGTGCAGCCGCGTTGCAGCCCTACAACCCCGTTCCAGGCATGCGAGGGGACGGGTGCACCTCGGGGCGAGCGACCCTTTCCAGCGCATCACAAACTCCGTAGGGTGGGCCGCATGAAGCGTTACCGCCTCTCCGTGTGCAAGGGCTCCAGCTGCAAGGCCGGCGGCTCCGATGCCGTGGCCACGGCCGCCCGTGAGGAGCTGTCCACCCGGAAGCTCCAGGTGCGCTGCGAGCTGTACCGCGGAGGTTGCTACGGCTTCTGTCACATGGGGCCGAACGTCGTCATCCGCGAGGAGACGGGACGCAAGAGGGATCCCCTCTCCCCCGAGGACTACCAGCTCATGGGTTGGGAGGGCGAGGCGTACTACTCGCACATGACGCCGGAGAAGATGCGGCGCGTGGTGGCCGAGCACATCGAGCAGGACAAGCCCATCATCGAGTTCTTCGGCCACCCGGACGAGGCGGACGAGTAGCCCGCCCCACCGTCACTACCCCTCGAGCGCGAACACGCCGTCCCAGTCCTCTGGAGGCGCCGCCGAGGCGAACTTGCGGCAGCGCTCGGCGTACACCCCGGCCACCGCGTCCTGGAAGGCCTCCACGCCCCGTGTGAACAGCGCCAGCGCCTCGTCGAAGCGCCGCTGGTGGTACGCCGTGAGCGCCTGCTCGTAGAGCGCGAGCTGCTCCTGCATCTGGGGGGAGATCTCTCCCTTGCGGCCCACCAGCTCGTGCATGCGCAGGGGCTCCGTCCGGCCCTTGGGCCGCACCCGGTCCACCTCGCGGAAGACGTAGGAGTCCTGCGCCAGCCGGGCCGTGTTGTCCCCCACCAGCACGAAGGTGCCGTAGCCGCGGTTGAGGCTCTCCATGAACATGGAGAGCTTCACCGGCTCGCCCATGACGGAGTACTTGGACTCGAAGTCGCTGCCCATGCCGCCCACCAGCACCTCGCTGGTGTCGATGCCGATGCGGCACTGCAGGTGGTGGCCGTACGTCTTGTCCCAGTACGCCTGGCGCTCCACCAGCACCGCGCGTACCTTCAACGCGGCGTCGCAGGCCCGGTGCGCGTGTTTGTCCGTGCGCACCGGCGCGCCCCAGAAGGCCATCACCGCGTCGCCAATGTACTTGTCCACCTGGCCGTGCGTGGCGCGCACCACGTCCGTCATCTCCGTCAGGTAGTCGTTGAGCAGCTGGATGAGCCGCTCGGGCGGAAGTTGTCCGGACAGACGCGAGAAGCCGTCGAGGTCACAGAAGAAGACCGTCACCTCGCGGCGCTCCGGCCGCGTCAGCAGGCGCAAGTCCCGCGTGACGAGCCTCGCCACCTCGGGGTGCACGTAGCGGCCGAGCACGTCGGTGATGAAGTGGCGCAGCTGCCGCTCGGTGCGCGAGGCCTGGACGATGGTGAAGACGAAGGTGAGGCCCATGGCCAGCAGCGGGCCCACCATCGCCACCCAGAGCAGCCGGGTGACGAACAGGTACCAGGCCACTCCCGCGTAGAGCAGGCCCACCGTCCCCATGGCGGTCAGGTACACCATCACGTCGCCGAAGGAGCGCAGGCCCCGGTTGAAGGTGAGCGCCACGAAGGCGCCGATGAACGCCAGCCCCAGCGTCAGGAAGAGATCCGTGCGCGGCGTGGCACGGGTGAGGCCCTCGGACTGCAGGAGGTTCACCAACGACTGCGCGAGCACCGCGCCCGCGGGTGTGCGCTCGCCGATGGGCGTGCGCTGGAAGTCCATCGCCTGGCGCGACGTGTTGGTGAAGACGATGAGGCGGCCCTCGATGTCGTGCACCGAGCGCGGCGGCACGCCCTCGCGTACGGCGAAGAGGTTGCGCAGCACGTTCCATGCGGGGATGGCCCGAGACACCGAGCCCCGCGAGCCCCGCCCCACCTCCGCCGCGTCCCAGCGCACCAGGCTGTAACCGGACTCGTCCATGGGGATGGAGAAGCGGTCTCCCACGTACAGCCGGCCGTCCGCGTAGCGCAGCTGGCGCGTGTTCGCCTGACGCATCGCCGCCACCAGCGGCATCGAGGGAAGCACGTGCCGGTTGCCCTCGCGCGAGCGGTAGCTCACCAGGTGTGGCACGGCGCGCACCACCCCGTCCGGATCCGCCGGCACGGTGACGGCGCCGTAGAGACTCGCCGAGCCCAGCAACGGCGCCACCGGGTGCTCCAACTGCCGCACCTCCTCCAGCAGCGCCGCGTCCAATCCCTCCACCTGCACCTCGGCCAGGGACACGAAGAGCTCGAGCGGGCCCACACGGTACGTGTCGTCCGTGACGCGCCGCTCCTGCACCTTCGGCGGCTCGCGCACGCCCTGCTCCAGCGCCACCCGCTGGCCATCCTGCTCGCTGGCCACGCCCGCCCAGACCTCCACGGCGTTGCCCGCGGGGATGAGGAAGGCCGGCTTCTGGTCCGCCAGCACCGACTGCACCCGGCTCCGGGCCTCGGCCTCGCTGGCGTAGCTACCCAGCCGCACGCGGAACGGCCACAGCCTGCTGCCCGCCGGAATCCCCCGGTCCGAAGTCCACGAAAAGGCCAGCACCGACTTCTCCGGGTAGCGGTCCAGCAGCGTGCGGAAGGCCCGATCGTCGTCCAGCCCCTCCAGGCCGGGCGTGCCCTGCGCGAGGCAGGCTCGCGGGCTGCGCTCCGTGAAGGGGAAGTCGAGCAACACCAACTCCGCGCCCTCGTCGACGAGCCGGTTGGACAGGCCACCCAGGATTTCCCGGGGCCATGGGTTGGAGGCGATGCCGGGGTGCTCGTCCTGACGGGCCTCGGCGAGCGTCTCGTCGTCGAGCGCCACCACCACCACGCGATCCGAGCGCGAGGAGCGGGCCCCCAGGGAGCGCACGCGCCAGTCGTAGGTGCCCCGCTCCCAGGACTGCACCCAGGCAGAGGGGCGGGCGAGCAGCGCGATGGGCGTGGCCTCCCCGGAGAGCTGCGCGCGCGGAACGCGGTAGTAGACGAGCAACCCGAGAATGGCGCCGAAGAGCGTGGCCTGCAGGAGCGAGTAGCCGAGCCGCTGCAGGAAGCGGAGACCGGCCGAGTAGATGGGAAGGCTTCGCACGGGAGCGGCCACCATAGCGCGTTCGGCCCCCGGCCCCAGCCCTCACGACACCCTGGTATGCTCGTCCGCCGGGCCGTCCTTCCGGAAAGATGCATATGAAACGCCTCCTGCTGTCCGCCGCCGCCACCGCTCTCCTGCTCTCCCCCCTTGCCTGCGAGCAGCTCCTCGCGGAGAAGGTGATGGTGGGCACCGTACTGTCCACTCCGGACGTGGACGTGTCGTTGTCCGCCATGGCCGGGTTCGATGCCGGCACGCAGCCCGACGGAGGCTTCTACGAGGAGGATCGGCTCACCCTCCCGGGTCAGACGGCCGCCTACGTCTTCTTCGGCACGCGCAGTGGCGACCAGGGCACCCCGGAGCCCCTCTCCGACGCCACCGTCCGCATCGAGATGCAGAACGGCGGCACGCTGAACCTCGAGAACAAGGGCCCGGGTACCTACGGCCTGACGAGCGGCTCCGAGGATGACGCGGGCGTGAAGTACCAGTCCGGTACCACCTACCGCTTCATCGCCGTGCAAGGAGGCAACTCGCACGTGGGCACCGTGGAGGACGCGCCTGCCCAGGAGCGCATCGACACGCTCCACCCACCGGAGGGCTTCGTCCGGCACCTGGCCAACCAGGAGCTCACGCTGCGGCGTCCCGCGGTGGCCGGCGGCAAGGAGCGCACGATCGGCTTCGTCACCGTCATCCCGCTGAGCTCGGACGGCGACAAGGGCGAGCCCACCTACTCCAACATGCCGACGGATCCGCTGAGCCTCCTCCAGCTCGCGGCCATGCCCGCCGATTGGACGCGGGACACCCTCACCATCCCGGGCAGCGCCTTCCCCCGGCCCCAGAGCAACTACCTCGTCGTCTTCCAGACGGTGCGGTCGGGCGGCGCCGAGTCCAACAACCTCTTCATCGGCAGCGCGCTGCTCGTGGGCACCGCGGACGTGGGCATGGTGCGCACGCAGTAACCGGCCTCGCCCTCCCGTTCACCCCGCTTCCACCTCGAGCTCGAGCCGCCCCTCGAGCTTGAGGCGCAGCAGGTGCCCCGCGAAGCGCTCGGACTCCTCTCGGGTGAGGATGCCGCGGAAGCCGGGCCCATCAGCCACCTCCACCTCCATGACGGGCCCGCGCTGCAGCAGGCGGAAGAAGTCCTCGCCTCCCTCGGCGCGCGGCACGAAGACGGGCAGGAAGCCCTTCACGGGCAGCACCTCTCCCGGCGCGCGGACCCGCGCCACCAGGGCCGGCGCATCCGGACGCACCTCGCCCGGCGCCACTCCCTCCTCCGGGTAGAGCGGCGCTGGCGGCAGTGACACCTCCTCCGTGGAGTCGTCGAAGAGGAAGCCGTAACGCGAGGGGATGCGTCCGGTGAAGAGGTACAGCAGGAGCACGGAGGCATCGCCCCCCACTCGCTCCACATGGAGGACGGCGCGCGTGGCGCCCACCTTGCGCAGCAGCAACCGCAGCCGCGGAGGCGATGCGCTCAGGTAGCGCCGCACCCTGTCCTGCACGGTGGAGCGGATCTCCTCGAAGGTCGCTCGGTAGCGGGCCTCGCTCTCCGCCTCGTCCTTCGCCAGCGCCTCGCGCGCCCGCGTCAGTTTCTCCTCCGCCTGACGCAGGAACTCCCGCATGGGCACGTCCGTGGAGGCCAGCGCCGACTCCGGTGCCGGTACCGCCCCGGCCGAACCCGTCCGCTCCTGGCTCGCCGCACGCACCGCGCCCACCAGGAAGGAGCCCTGCTGCTCCAACCGCTCGCGCTCCTCCTGGAAGCGCAGCCGCGCGGCGCCGTGCGCCAACCTCAACTCGAGCCACGCGTCATAGGCGGACTCCAGCGTCTCCAGGTCCCGCACCCGGGCCAGTACCCCGCGTGTCACGGACTCGGCGGTCGCATCGGGCCGCGGAGGCTCGGGTGGCGGCGCTGGCCGTGCCGACACGGTCCCGGTGCGCGCCAGGGTCGTCTCCAGCTCGGCGCCCACCGCGGGCATGTCGTCGTGTGGGGTGATCCGGCGCGGCACGGGCACGCACCCGGGAGGACTCACGGAGGGGCTCTCGCGCGACGCCTCCCGCCCTGGCCTCCGGGCATGGACGGGCGCTGGCAGCGGACTCCCTTCCTCCCAGGCGCCATCGAGGGCGGGAATCTCCTTCGGCGTGTCCCGCCGCTTCGGCGAGTCCTCGCGCTTCGACGCGGCACGTCCCGCGCCCTTCCCTGTCCGGCCCTTTCCTCCAGCCGGCTTGCGCTCCTTCCTCGACGTCACGCAGCAAGCTCCCGCATAGGGTTCCGGAGTCTAGCGCCTGGAATGTCGAAGGGGCGACCCGGTCTGAGCGGATCGCCCCTCGATGGCCGCCCGAATCCCGGGCGGAGCCACGTCATGTCGGCGACTAGGCGCTGCGGGACACGGACTCGGGGCGCTGCCCGTTGCCGTTGGCCAGGGTGTCCTGCTCTCGCTGCAGCCGGCTGCGCAGATCATTGCGCAGCTCGTTACCGGCCTTCGGGGCCATCAGCAGGCCCAGGCCCGCGCCCACCAGCATCCCCACGGAGAAGGCACCCAACGTGGGCAACAGCCAGTCCGCGGGACCCTTCTTGGTCTCCAGCCCGAACAGCTCGAGCAGGTCGTCCTTGTCCATCTTCTTCAGATCATTGGCGCTGATCATCGCGTGCGCTCCTGTATGGCGGGTGGGGGAACAGTGAATCACACCTGCGGGCCCTGAGGGCCGCCAACGCCACCACTCCCGGTCATGTTGGACACACGACCGGCGCCCACCTCGACACCGTGCAGCGCCGCCTCGGCCATGCCGATGAGCTCGTCCTTGACCATGGGCAGCGCCGCCAGACGCACGCCCAGCCGGATGATGCGCCCGGTGGTGCGCGTGAAGAGGCCGCCGCCGAGCACGTAGCCCACGCCGAACGCCGCGGCCAGCATCAGGTACGGGTTGCGATCCACGCGGCCCTTGAGGTCCAACGACTCCTGCAGGTCCGTCACCGCGCCGCGCGCGTCGTCCCACAGCTGCTGCGCGTCCGAGCCGATCCGGTCCACGCGATGGCCGAAACCCGCCTGCCCCTGCCCCTGATTGCCCTGCGCCTGGCCACCGTTGGCCGACTGGCCACCGTTGCCCGGGTTGCTCTGGAAGGTCGTCATGTAGGAACTCCGAGTCTTCGAGAAAACGGTGACACCCTCAGCGGCGGGACGCGATGCGCCCGACGATGAAGCCCACGGCCACGGCGCCCAGCAGGCACGTACCCGGGTTGGCGCGGATGAAGCTCACCACGCGGTTGTTCATGTCCTCCAGGTTGCGCCGCGCGTCCTCCAGCTGCGGAAGCACGTTCTCCTGGAGCTGACGGGCCTTGTCCTGCAGGTTCTGCGCATTGACGTCCATGGGATCCTCTCGAGGTTGGAAGGGTGAAGGAAAGTGGGGCGTCTCAGCGCCGTTGGCTATTGCCGATGACGAATCCGATGAAGAAAGCCGCGCCCACGCATGTGAGGGGCCGTTCGCGCACCCACTCGCGCCAGTCGATGCGCCGCGCCACCTCCTCGCGCAGCTCGCCCACGGAGAGGATGAGCTCGGCACGGGTGCGCTCGATCTCCGCTCGGATCTGCTCGGGTGTCTTCTGGTGCATGAGCCTCGCCCTGCTGTCAGCGGCCATGACCGGCCCCCTGGGGAAGGACCGCGGGCTGGGCCTGCGCGGCCGCGGCGGGCGCCTGGGCGAGCACCGCCACGCTGCGCTCGAGCTCCTGGGTGGTCTCATCCATGACCCGGTGGGACTTCAGACGCATGGCGACCCGGGTGATGCCCAGGACGCCTCCCACGAGGTTGACCGCCCCCACCAGCGCGAGCGAGCCGGCCCAGCCGACCCACTGCGCCAGGACGGCGGCCAGCGCCCCACAGAGGAAGGCGTAGCCCACCAGCACGAAGGGCACGAACGCGGCGATGAGCGCCACATCCTGGCCCATGATGCGCGCGTCCTCCATCAACTCCACGCGCGCCAGCGTCAGGTGCTGTGTCACCAGCTTGCTGAAACCATCCGTCAACCGTCCAACGAGCGCGGTCAGTTTGCGCTCCGTTTCGGTGCCCAAGCCCATCTGCTCCCCGGCCGTCGCTCTCATTCGGAGGCCCCAACGTAGGTCTCCCCAGTTCTCCGCGACAACCCCGTCACGAAGCGATTGTCCGGCGTTCGTCAGCGTCGGCCATCCGACGAGCCAGCGCCCCCAGGCTAGCCGATGAGCTGCACCGGTGCCGAGCGGGGCGTCTGGCCCTCCATCGGGGCCTCGAAGCGCATCACCAGCGGCAGGTGATCCGAGGCCAACGCCGAGAGCGGAGTCCGGTGGGAGTGAAGCTCCAGCGGCCTCACGCCCGAGTCCACGTAGATGCGATCCAGGCGCAGCATCGGGAGGCGGGAGTGGTAGGTGCGCACCCGGATTCCCAGCTCCAGGGCCACGTCATGGATGGCCTGGCGGACCAGCCCGGGGACCGCGCCGGGCCCCCAATAGTTGAAATCTCCACACACCACCACGGGATCATTCCGCACGGCGTCCCGGAGGATGTCGGCGGACAGCAGCAGCGCCTCCTGGCGCCGGCGCTCGCGCATGCTCAACCCCAGGTGCAGGCAGAAGACGTGGAGCTGCCGACCATTGCCCAGGTCCAGATCGCAGCGCAGGGCGCCCCGGGGCTCGCGGCGCCCCACGCTCAGGTCGTAGTTCTTCGACTTGAGGATGGGCAGCCGCGAGAGGATGGCGTTGCCGTAGCGGCGGCCGTTGCGCACCACGTTGGGACCGAAGGCCATGTGCAGCCCGAGCATCTCCGCGAGGTGCTCGGGCTGATCCTCCCGGGCCGTCACGCCCCGGTAGTCCCCCACTTCCTGGAGGGCGATGATGTCCGCGTTGATCTCACGCAACACCTCGCCCACCCGGTGCAGGTCGAAGTGATCATCCGTCCCGATGCCGCTGTGGATGTTGTAGGAGACGAGCGTCAGTTCCACGTCCGGCCCACCCCGTCAGCCCTGAACGAGACGGAGCCGCTGCGCGGCCAGGCGGGCCGCTTCCATCGGCAGGGACAACAGCCGCCCCGTGGCCTTGGTGGCGTCCTGGATGCCCGACTGCAACGCGCGGAACTGGCGCAGGGCCTCGTCGAGCACGTCGCGCAGCGCCCCACGCGACAGCAGCGGCTCCTCGGCCAAGGGCAGCGCGCCGATGGGCTGGCCCCGGTTGGTCGCGGTGGGCTTCACCGGAGCGTTGGCGGACAGTCCCGCCAGTGCCTCGAGCTGCGCGTTCATGGCGCGCACGTGGAACATCTCCTCCGTCTCCGCATGACTGCGGCCGTAATGGATCTCCTTGTCGCTCCGGCGCTCCGTCGCGCGCCGCTCGGACAGGGCTTGCTTGTCCCGGCGCCGCAGACTGCGGCTCGGAGTCGAGGTCTTGGCTACGGTGTAGTGCTCGAAGCTATACGAACGCGGCATCCGAATTTCTCCCCCTCGAAAAACACCCCAAATACGCCCCAAGAAAACGGATGAACGGAAGCTAGGAAGCCGTACGGGCGGAGTGAATGCTGAAGCTCAACAGGGGCCTGCCCGTCCGCCTGCCCATCAATGGAAGGAGCATGCGCCATCTCCGCTCCCGGAGCCCGGCGCTGACAGCCTCGGGGCCGACAGTTGGGGGGTTGTCGATGTCGTCCATCGTTGACGCCCCCCCGGCCTGCACGCATATCTCGCGACCGTGCACATCTACCCCCTCCGACGGCTTCCGTTCCTCCTGCTGGCCCTCGGCCTGTCCGCCCTCGCCGCCGAGGAGCGGCCCCTCCTCTCCCTCCAGCCCGTGGCCGCCCGTCCGGGAGATCCGGTGCTCGTCACCGTGCGAGGCCTCGCCCAGGCCCCCACCGGGACCCTCGGAGAGCGCCCCCTGCGCTTCTATCCGGTGCGCGACGGTTTCCAGGCCCTCACCGGGCTCGCGGTGGAGCAGGTGCCGGGACAGGTGCCGGTGAAGGTGTCGGTGCCCGCCACCAGCGGCGCCGCGCCCACGGAGCTCTCGGGCACGCTGGACGTGGTGGCCCCGGGCTGGCCCGAGCGGAGGCTGAAGGTGGCCAACAAGTTCGTGAAGAAGAAGCCGGCCCCCGAGGTGCAGGCGCGCATGGAGGCGGACAGGGCCGCCTTCGCCGCCGCCTTCGCGCAGTCCTTCGTCGCGCCCCTCTTCACCGAGAACTTCGCCTGGCCGCGCCAGGACACCATCACCGCGCCCTATGGCGATCTGCGCACCTTCAACGGCAAGAAGCAGAGCCAGCACTTCGGCACCGATCTGCGCGGGGCGGTGGGCGTGCCCGTGTACTCGGCCAACGCGGGCACGGTGGTGATGACGCGCGACGCGTACGCCTCGGGCAACACGGTGCTCGTGTACCACGGGGCCGGCCTCTACACGGCCTACTTCCACCTGTCGGCCACGGACGTGAAGGACGGCCAGCGCGTGGAGCGCGGCCAGCTCCTGGGCAAGGTGGGCGCCACCGGCCGCGTCACCGGCCCCCACCTCCACTGGGGCGTGAAGGTGGATGACCTGTGGGTGGATGGCGAGACGCTGCTCGAGCTCGACTTCAACGGCGGCGGCGCCCCGGCCGTTACCCAGCGCGACAAGCCGTAGGGCTCACCACGTCGAGGAGCTCAGCGGTCGTTCCACTTCGGGGGACGCTTCTCGACGAAGGCGGTGACCCCCTCGGCGGCGTCCTCGGCCAGCACGTTGAGGGACAGCTGCGAGGACAGGTACTCGATGGCGGCTGGCAGGGGCAGGTCCTCGGCGGTGAAGAAGGCGCGGCGCCCCAGGGCGAGCACCGCCTGACTCTTTCCGGCGAGCTTCCCCACGAGCCCCGCCACCGTCGCATCCAGCTCCGCCGCGGGCACCACCCGGTTGAGCAGCCCCAGCGCGAGCGCCTCGCGCGCGGACATCCGCTCCCCCGTCATCACCATCTCCAGCGCCCGCTTGCGGCCCACGTGCCGCTGCAGCAGCGCCATCATCATCATGGGGAAGAGCCCCACGTCGATCTCCGGCGTGCCCAGCTCGGCGTGCTCGGTGGCCACGGCCAGGTCACACCCGAGCACCAGCCCCAGCCCACCCGCGAGCGCATGTCCATTGACGCGCGCCACCGTGGGCTTGCGGAGGTCCTGCAGCCGCAACAGCAGCCGGCCGTAGACGCGGCGCCCCTCGTGGGTGGCGAGGAAACCACCCTCCCCGCCCATCTGCCCGAGGTCTCCCCCGGCGCAGAACACCTTCTCGCCCGCGCCGGTGAGCACCACCACACGCACGGCGGGGTCCGCCTCCGCCCTGTCCAGCGCGGCCAGCAGCCCGTGCAACACCTCGGGCGAGAGCGCGTTGCGAGCCCTCGGCCGATCGATCGTCAGGAGCGCTTGCCCGCCTTCGGCCTGGTACCGGACGACGCTTTCTCCTGCTTCCATGACACCTCCGAGGAAGTGGCGGCGCCGGGGAGGACGCCATGAAGGAAGGAATTGGCGATCTGCACCTTGGCGCGCTCGAGCGCCTCGGGGCTGCGGTCCTCCACCAGGCCCGACACGAAGGCGGTGAGCCCCATTTCGATGGCGCCGAAGAGGAGCGAGGCACACAGCATGGGGTCCGCGTCCGCGCGCAGCTCGCCCGCGGCCTGGGCGCGCGAGAACATCTCCGCGGACATGCGGATGGTGTCGAGGAAGGCATGCTGCCGGCTGACGACCTGGGTGCCCGCGGGGCTACGGGCGACCTCCAGGATGAGCACCTTCACCGCGCGGGGATCCACCCGGTAGGCCTCGAAGGCCACCTCCGCGATGCCGTGCACCTTCTGCTCGAGCGAGCTGCTCTCGTCCTCGGCCACCGCGCGGATGCGCGAGACGAAGCCGCTCCACCCCGTCTCGACGACGGTCTCCAGCAGCTCGTCCTTGTTCTTGAAGTAGTGGTAGACGAGCCCGTAGGCCACGCCCGCCTCGCGCGCCACGTCCGCGATGCGGCAGCCGTGGTAACCCTTGCGCGCGAACACGTCGATCGCCGCGCGCAGGATGGTGCGGCGGCGCTCGTTCTCCCGGCTCCCTGCCTCCTCCGACTTGCTCTGCCGCTGACTCACGCGGTGTCTCTCCCCAGTTGATTCGCCAATCGGCCGGGGAGGACGCTACGGAGGCGGGAGCCCGGGGTCAATGCCCTTGCCGGGCATCCGTCACGGGAAGATATCTCCGTAGACCCTGGGGGCGGAGATGATGACCTTGTGGCCATCCTGCGGGGAGGCGGTGAAGCCACAGCCGGCCGTCACCTGCCAGTTGATGGCCTTCGGGTAGTCCGGCACGATGGGATTGGAGGGGTCGCGCACGTCCTGGATGACGTAGCGCATGCGCGTGTAGGCCGGATAGGTGAAGGCCATGCCCTTGGTGTGCTTCTCCACCTTCACCGGCCCGGCCGTGCCCGCCTCGCAGCCGTCGTCGTTGCTGTTGCGGGCCAGGCTGTTGAACCAGGGGTCCGCGACCAGGAAGTCCGCGAGCAGCTGGTCGAACTTGGAGAGGTGATGCGGGCCCGGCGACTCCGGCAGAATCGGGCGGATGACGGACTTGTGACTCTCGCCCGAGGCGGGCGCGCGACGGTCCTGCTCATGCGGCCAGCCCGTCCAGAGGATGCGCTCCTGGACCCAGATGAGCGAGACGGCGTCGTACCTACCGTTCTTGCCGTCCCACTTGCCGTTGCCGTTGGCGTCGACGTAGCGCTCCGCGCCTTCCGATCCATCCTCGCGCGTCGCATCCCACGTGCCGTTGTCGTTGTTGTCGACGAAGGGCTCGGTCAGGTCGACGAAGGGCTCGCCCTGGTCATAGACGCCATTGTTGTTGAGGTCGTCGAAGGCCTCCTCACCCGTGGTGATGGCGATCATGCTGACCAGGTTGTCGCGGGGGTTGTTCTCCCTGCCCGGGCGGATGGGATCCGGCCGGCGGGGCTCCTGGAAGTTGTAGGGTCCCGCGTAGTGGGTGATGGGATCCTCGACCCAGTTGAACGGATGCATCCACAGCGGGGCGATGTACTCGCCGGTGTG contains:
- a CDS encoding TetR/AcrR family transcriptional regulator yields the protein MSQRQSKSEEAGSRENERRRTILRAAIDVFARKGYHGCRIADVAREAGVAYGLVYHYFKNKDELLETVVETGWSGFVSRIRAVAEDESSSLEQKVHGIAEVAFEAYRVDPRAVKVLILEVARSPAGTQVVSRQHAFLDTIRMSAEMFSRAQAAGELRADADPMLCASLLFGAIEMGLTAFVSGLVEDRSPEALERAKVQIANSFLHGVLPGAATSSEVSWKQEKASSGTRPKAGKRS